The Methanocella arvoryzae MRE50 DNA window GGTACCCTTGTACTGTACCTCCGTCATCTTGCCCTGTCTCCTGCACTGGGGGCACCAGGCCCTGGGCGGGTAGTAGTGGGTGCCGCAGGTCTCGCACTTGGTTCCCATCAGGTTGTAGCGGGCCGGGATCTCTCTCCAGAATCTTGGGACGCTCATGTTATTTCCTCCTCTTCTCGTTCGAGAATATGTGGCAGACTGCCGTGCCGCCGGTGCCGCCCACGTTGTGGGTCATGGCGATCTTAGCGCCGTCTACCTGTCTCTTGCCTGCTTCGCCGCGGAGCTGTTCGACGCATTCTACTGCCTGCTTGATACCAGTGGCGCCCACCGGATGTCCAGTAGCCTTCAGGCCGCCCGAGGCGTTGACTGCGATCTTGCCGCCGATGGCTGTGTCGCCTCTCTCCGTCGCCGGGCCGCCTTCTCCCTTCTTGAAGAAGCCGAGGTCCTCGATGGCCAGCAGCTCAGCGATGGTGAAGCAGTCGTGGACTTCTACGAGATCGATGTCCTCCGGGCCGACGCCTGCCTGCTCGTACGCCCTCTTGCCTGCGGCGACGGTGGCGCCGAAGGTGCAGAAATCCTTCCTGTTGTGCAGGGAGATGGTGTCAGTCGCCTGGCCGGCGCCCAGCACGTAGATCGGGCTGTCGGTGTACTTCTTTGCGATCTCGACGGGGGCCACGATGACTGCGGCTGCACCGTCGGTGATCGGAGAGCAGTCGAACAGGGTGAACGGGTCTGCGACCATGGATGCGTTGAGGACGGTGTCGACGGTGATCTCGTTCCTGAACTGGGCTCTGGGGTTGTGGACGGCGTTCCTGTGGTTCTTGACCGCCACTTCCGCTAACTGTTTCCTGGTGGTGCCGTACTTGTGCATGTGGAGCCTGGCTATCATTGCGTACAGCGCGGGGAAAGTGGCGCCCATGAAGCCTTCCCATTCCCTGTCTGCCGCAGATGCCAGTGCATCTACGGTGACGCCGGTCTCCACGTCGGTCATCTTCTCGACGCCGGCCGCGACGACTACATCGTGGTAGCCCGACGCGACGGCGATGACAGCGTTCCTCAGAGCTAAGCCGCCGGAAGCGCATGCCGCCTCTACACGGGTCGCCGGGATGTTGAAGTCCCTGGCGAGGCCTGCGTAGTCTGCGATGAGGGAGCCGATGTGCTCCTGCTGGACGAACTGGCCGCCGCTCATGTTGCCCACGTACATGGCCTCGATCTCTTCGCCGGAGAGGTTGGCGTCCTCAATGGCCTGGGCGCCTGCCTCCACGAAGATGTCTCTGAATGAGCGGTCCCACATTTCGCCGAACTTGGTGCATCCTACACCTATGATTGCTACGTCTCTCATTTTGTCACCCCTTAGTTGTCAGTATTGATCTTGCCCTTGTGCCTGGCGTAAGACGCGTAGTCAAGGTACTTTGCCTTCTTAATGTAGTCCCAGGTCTTGGGAGCCAGGTCCTGCACCTCAGTGATCCGGTCTGTGACCGTGATGTCGAACGAGTCGCTGCCTGCGCCCGAGCCGAACGAGGTGACGAAGATCCTCTCGCCGGGCTTAGCGATGTCCAGCACTGCGGATAAGCCTACCATGCTGGCGCCGGAGTAGGTGTTGCCCATCATCGGGCAGGTCAGGCCGGGGCTTAGCTGCTCTTTCTTGAAGCCGAGAGTCAGGGCTGCCCTCGTGGGGAACTTGCCGTTCGGCTGGTGGAACACTGCATAGTTATAGTCAGAGGGTTTGGTGCCCTGGCATTCCAGCATCATCCTCGAAGCCGAGAGGACGTGCTTGAAGTAGCCGGGGTCTCCGGTGAACCTGCCGCCGTGCCTCGGGTAGTCTGCGCCTTCCCTTCTCCAGAAGTCCGGGGTGTCGGAGGTGAACGAGCAGGTGTGGTTGATGACTGCGATGTGGTCATTCTTGCTGATGACGAACGCTGCGCCGCCTGCGGCTGCAGTGTATTCCAGCGCGTCCCCGGGGGCGCCCTGGGAAGTGTCTGCACCGATGGCGAGGGCGGTCTCGGCCAGGCCGGAGGCCACTACACCCATGGAAGTCTGGATGGCCGCGGTGCCTGCCTTGCAGGCGAACTCGAAGTCGGCCGCCGTCATCCGGTTCGGTGCTCCTATGGCAGCCGCCACGATAGTGGCTGTCGGCTTGACCGCGTACGGGTGACTTTCCGATCCTACGTAGATGGCGCCGATCTTCTTCGGGTCTGCACCTCTGGCGATGGCGTTCCTCGCTGCTTCCACGGCGATCGTCGCCGTGTCCTCGTCGACGTCCGGCACCGACTTTTCAGAAACCATTAAGCCGTTCCTGTAGTCGTCCGCGTCGTCGCCCCACACTTTGGCGATCTCCTCTACCTTGATGCGGTACTGGGGGACGTACGCTCCATATGCACTAATTCCGAGCTTCATTCTTTCAAACCCTTTAGCGTCTTTATCATCTCTTCTATCTCTGTCATCGAGGTCATCAGCGGGAACGACTCGACCGAGGCGATCTTGCGCGCCACGGGGTCAATCCTGTCCGACTCCAGCCCGTGCAAAACGACTGCCGCCGGCTTGAGGGTCGAGACTCGCAGCGCTACCATGGGAGACCTTCCTGTAGAAACGTTACAGAAGATCAGGGCGCGCTCGGTGCTCCAGCCGTAGAGCCGGTAGAACTCGTTCGCCGAGAACTGGAAAATTGCGTTGAGACTGTCGACGATGGTG harbors:
- a CDS encoding thiolase domain-containing protein; the encoded protein is MRDVAIIGVGCTKFGEMWDRSFRDIFVEAGAQAIEDANLSGEEIEAMYVGNMSGGQFVQQEHIGSLIADYAGLARDFNIPATRVEAACASGGLALRNAVIAVASGYHDVVVAAGVEKMTDVETGVTVDALASAADREWEGFMGATFPALYAMIARLHMHKYGTTRKQLAEVAVKNHRNAVHNPRAQFRNEITVDTVLNASMVADPFTLFDCSPITDGAAAVIVAPVEIAKKYTDSPIYVLGAGQATDTISLHNRKDFCTFGATVAAGKRAYEQAGVGPEDIDLVEVHDCFTIAELLAIEDLGFFKKGEGGPATERGDTAIGGKIAVNASGGLKATGHPVGATGIKQAVECVEQLRGEAGKRQVDGAKIAMTHNVGGTGGTAVCHIFSNEKRRK
- a CDS encoding hydroxymethylglutaryl-CoA synthase is translated as MKLGISAYGAYVPQYRIKVEEIAKVWGDDADDYRNGLMVSEKSVPDVDEDTATIAVEAARNAIARGADPKKIGAIYVGSESHPYAVKPTATIVAAAIGAPNRMTAADFEFACKAGTAAIQTSMGVVASGLAETALAIGADTSQGAPGDALEYTAAAGGAAFVISKNDHIAVINHTCSFTSDTPDFWRREGADYPRHGGRFTGDPGYFKHVLSASRMMLECQGTKPSDYNYAVFHQPNGKFPTRAALTLGFKKEQLSPGLTCPMMGNTYSGASMVGLSAVLDIAKPGERIFVTSFGSGAGSDSFDITVTDRITEVQDLAPKTWDYIKKAKYLDYASYARHKGKINTDN